Proteins encoded within one genomic window of Eurosta solidaginis isolate ZX-2024a chromosome 1, ASM4086904v1, whole genome shotgun sequence:
- the LOC137237717 gene encoding cytochrome b-c1 complex subunit Rieske, mitochondrial-like → MFNTSAYGLRSTTWRILLHRRNIYQFIDRHQKNVPPLKGKIIKVKPHLLKPYQSSVHGSSSSGSNFIPPFRLLHNDMKVPDFSNYRREMKNPNDPRDSCAEERKAFSYMMVGAGAVGGCYAAKGIVNMFVSSMSASADVLALAKIEIHLKDIPEGKSVTFKWRGNPLFIRHRTEAEIEGVRSVNVSSLRDPEPDDKRVKDSHWLVVIGVCTHLGCVPIANAGDFGGYYCPCHGSHFDASGRVRKGPAPLNLQVPYYEFTDEDTLLVG, encoded by the coding sequence ATGTTTAATACTTCGGCTTATGGACTTAGGTCAACCACATGGCGAATACTTTTACATCGAAGAAATATCTACCAATTCATTGACCGCCATCAAAAAAACGTTCCACCGCTAAAGGGAAAGATAATTAAGGTTAAACCACATTTGCTTAAACCGTATCAATCGAGCGTTCACGGCTCATCGTCTTCGGGTTCGAATTTCATACCACCATTTCGTTTGTTGCATAATGACATGAAAGTACCAGATTTTTCGAATTATCGTCGTGAAATGAAAAATCCCAATGATCCAAGAGATAGCTGTGCTGAGGAACGTAAAGCCTTTTCATATATGATGGTTGGCGCGGGTGCCGTGGGCGGTTGTTATGCAGCCAAAGGGATTGTGAATATGTTTGTAAGCTCAATGAGCGCTAGCGCTGATGTATTAGCTTTGGCGAAGATTGAGATCCACTTGAAAGATATACCCGAAGGGAAGTCGGTTACATTTAAATGGCGTGGCAACCCGTTATTCATACGACATCGTACCGAGGCTGAAATAGAAGGTGTACGTTCAGTAAACGTATCTAGTTTACGCGATCCAGAACCCGATGATAAGCGTGTCAAGGATTCACATTGGCTTGTGGTTATTGGTGTTTGCACACACTTGGGTTGTGTACCAATTGCAAATGCAGGAGATTTCGGTGGCTATTATTGCCCTTGTCATGGCTCACATTTTGATGCTTCTGGCCGTGTGCGTAAAGGGCCAGCTCCGCTTAATTTACAAGTACCGTATTATGAGTTTACTGATGAAGATACTCTGCTTGTTGGCTAA